The proteins below are encoded in one region of Streptomyces marianii:
- a CDS encoding APC family permease, with protein sequence MTQLETRPQVGDTVGGRSAGGVRAKGLERNSVGLLGSAVIGVSTVAPVYCLTSTLGSTAGEVGLQMPAVFLAGFLPMLLVAFAYRELNRAMPDSGTSFTWTVKAFGPRVGWMCGWGLVIATVIVLSNLAGVATSYFWLLAGEITGSESVAALDGNKAVHILTCLVLIAVATAISYRGMTATKRVQYTLVGLQLVVLAVFVAMAVQKAGSGAFDTGIDFSWSWMNPFAVQSFAAFTAGLSLSIFMYWGWDACLSTNEETTGSDRTPGRAALIAMVVLVGSYLATGVAAQMAVGSGDKGLGLANPDTSDNVFAALAGPVMGPVLGVALFVAVLASAAASLQTTFIPVARTVLAMSSYEALPESFSKVHPRFKVPGRATVVAGVATGAFYTVMTLVSEHVLVDTIYALGLMICFYYALTAFACVWYFRAELFRSGRDFAFKGLFPVLGGVLLSAVFGKTLHDMWDPAYGSGSAVFGVGSVFVIGVGLLLLGGVVMLVMQRRSPAFFRGEVLTKDTPSLVITD encoded by the coding sequence ATGACTCAGTTGGAGACGCGGCCCCAGGTCGGAGACACGGTAGGGGGACGCTCCGCAGGGGGCGTCCGGGCCAAGGGGCTGGAGAGGAATTCCGTCGGCCTCCTCGGCAGTGCCGTCATCGGCGTTTCGACGGTCGCTCCCGTGTACTGCCTGACCTCGACGCTCGGCTCCACGGCCGGCGAGGTCGGGCTGCAGATGCCCGCCGTGTTCCTGGCCGGCTTCCTGCCGATGCTGCTCGTCGCGTTCGCCTACCGCGAGCTGAACAGGGCGATGCCGGACTCCGGCACCTCCTTCACCTGGACGGTGAAAGCCTTCGGCCCGCGCGTCGGCTGGATGTGCGGCTGGGGCCTGGTGATCGCCACGGTGATCGTGCTCTCCAACCTCGCCGGCGTCGCGACCTCCTACTTCTGGCTGCTGGCCGGAGAGATCACGGGCAGCGAGTCGGTCGCCGCCCTCGACGGCAACAAAGCCGTCCACATCCTCACCTGCCTCGTCCTGATCGCCGTCGCCACCGCGATCAGCTACCGCGGCATGACCGCCACCAAGCGCGTGCAGTACACACTGGTCGGACTCCAGCTCGTCGTCCTCGCCGTGTTCGTCGCGATGGCCGTCCAGAAGGCCGGCAGCGGGGCGTTCGACACCGGCATCGACTTCTCCTGGTCCTGGATGAACCCCTTCGCGGTCCAGTCCTTCGCGGCCTTCACCGCCGGACTGTCGCTGTCGATCTTCATGTACTGGGGATGGGACGCCTGTCTGTCGACCAACGAGGAGACCACCGGCTCCGACCGGACCCCCGGCCGCGCCGCCCTCATCGCGATGGTCGTCCTCGTCGGCTCCTACCTCGCCACCGGCGTCGCCGCCCAGATGGCCGTCGGCTCGGGCGACAAGGGCCTCGGCCTTGCCAACCCGGACACCTCCGACAACGTCTTCGCCGCGCTCGCCGGCCCCGTCATGGGCCCGGTCCTCGGCGTCGCGCTCTTCGTCGCCGTGCTCGCCTCGGCCGCGGCCAGCCTCCAGACGACGTTCATCCCGGTCGCCCGCACCGTGCTCGCCATGTCCTCGTACGAGGCCCTGCCCGAGTCCTTCTCCAAGGTCCACCCGCGCTTCAAGGTCCCCGGCCGCGCCACGGTCGTCGCGGGCGTCGCCACCGGCGCGTTCTACACCGTGATGACGCTCGTCAGCGAACACGTCCTGGTCGACACGATCTACGCGCTCGGCCTCATGATCTGCTTCTACTACGCGCTGACCGCCTTCGCCTGCGTCTGGTACTTCCGCGCGGAGCTCTTCCGCTCCGGCCGCGACTTCGCCTTCAAGGGCCTCTTCCCCGTCCTCGGCGGTGTGCTGCTCTCGGCGGTCTTCGGCAAGACGCTCCACGACATGTGGGACCCGGCCTACGGATCCGGCTCCGCGGTGTTCGGCGTCGGCTCGGTCTTCGTGATCGGCGTCGGCCTGCTGCTGCTCGGCGGAGTGGTCATGCTGGTGATGCAGCGGCGCAGCCCGGCGTTCTTCCGCGGAGAGGTACTGACGAAGGACACCCCGTCCCTGGTGATCACGGACTGA
- a CDS encoding helix-turn-helix domain-containing protein, whose amino-acid sequence MADAGHEQRPERPVEEDGTALLFNSLGKQIKVLREAAGLSQRELGAATHCGEALVSSMERGVRTPQPAFLLLADEVLGARGVLKAAIPDVEKALARARTRHPDWFRDFAKAEADAVALHEYCNQAIPGLLQTEDYARAIFAQRRPLLDETTIEKRVADRLARQQIFERWPAPTFSFVVEESVLQRPNGGPTVHEHQLRRLLRAGRLRTVELQVMPTAHEEHPCMDGAFTLLTPKGRHQVAYTEIQGYPRLITGLEEVRVFSERYGIMRARALSPRESLSLTDKMLGERR is encoded by the coding sequence ATGGCGGACGCGGGACACGAGCAGCGGCCGGAGCGGCCAGTGGAGGAGGACGGGACCGCGCTGCTCTTCAACTCACTCGGCAAGCAGATCAAGGTGTTGCGCGAGGCAGCCGGACTCAGTCAGCGGGAACTGGGGGCGGCAACGCACTGCGGCGAGGCGCTGGTCTCCTCCATGGAGCGCGGGGTACGAACGCCGCAACCGGCGTTCCTGCTGCTTGCGGACGAGGTGCTGGGGGCGCGGGGTGTGCTGAAGGCCGCGATCCCGGATGTGGAGAAGGCGCTGGCGAGGGCGCGGACGCGGCATCCTGACTGGTTCCGGGACTTTGCCAAGGCGGAGGCAGATGCTGTTGCACTCCACGAGTACTGCAATCAGGCCATCCCGGGACTTCTTCAGACCGAAGATTACGCGCGGGCCATCTTCGCCCAGCGACGACCACTCCTGGACGAAACGACGATCGAGAAGCGCGTGGCCGACCGACTGGCTCGCCAGCAGATCTTCGAGCGCTGGCCGGCGCCGACGTTCAGTTTTGTGGTGGAGGAGTCCGTACTCCAACGGCCGAACGGCGGACCCACTGTCCACGAGCACCAGTTGCGTAGACTGCTGCGTGCCGGGCGCCTGCGGACCGTGGAGCTTCAGGTAATGCCGACCGCTCACGAGGAACACCCGTGCATGGACGGCGCGTTCACATTGCTGACCCCCAAGGGACGGCATCAAGTGGCATACACCGAAATCCAGGGATATCCACGGCTGATCACTGGCCTGGAAGAGGTCCGCGTCTTCTCCGAACGCTATGGGATCATGCGGGCGCGGGCTCTGTCGCCCCGGGAGTCTCTGTCCTTGACCGACAAGATGCTGGGAGAACGCCGATGA
- a CDS encoding SDR family NAD(P)-dependent oxidoreductase has product MVKVCAHTRIRECASLHHSQGAFMNPSTTPKVVLITGTSSGIGLAAAVAAARAGWRTVATLRDPGRADALRKAAAEAGAELDIRQLDVVDEASVTAAVDGVIADHGRLDAVINNAGAGQLGTLENQTVADVRKVMEVNFFGVLNVSKAALPHLRATGGRLITVTSVGGVVGQPFNEAYCAAKFAVEGYMESLAPVAASVGVSVSVVEPGAVATEFVNNVGLDLEAEIAAAGPYAPALGAYVNRTVAQFLTGAQTQDEAAVAVLEALTADRPAFRLQTSDWARDFTGMKLNDLDGSAVLGTTGGWVA; this is encoded by the coding sequence ATGGTTAAGGTGTGTGCACACACACGGATTCGCGAGTGTGCTTCCCTCCACCACTCCCAAGGAGCTTTCATGAACCCCTCCACCACTCCCAAGGTCGTCCTCATCACCGGCACCTCCTCCGGCATCGGCCTGGCCGCCGCGGTCGCAGCGGCCAGGGCCGGCTGGCGCACCGTCGCGACCCTCCGCGACCCGGGCCGCGCCGACGCGCTCCGCAAGGCCGCCGCCGAAGCGGGGGCCGAGCTCGACATCCGGCAGCTCGACGTCGTCGACGAGGCGTCCGTCACCGCCGCCGTCGACGGAGTGATCGCCGACCACGGCCGGCTCGACGCCGTGATCAACAACGCGGGCGCCGGGCAGCTGGGCACCCTGGAGAACCAGACCGTCGCCGACGTCCGCAAGGTCATGGAGGTCAACTTCTTCGGCGTACTCAACGTCTCCAAGGCGGCCCTCCCCCATCTGCGCGCCACCGGCGGCCGTCTGATCACCGTCACCAGCGTCGGCGGAGTCGTCGGTCAGCCGTTCAACGAGGCCTACTGCGCCGCGAAGTTCGCCGTCGAGGGCTACATGGAGAGCCTGGCGCCGGTCGCCGCGTCCGTCGGCGTGAGCGTGTCCGTCGTCGAACCGGGCGCAGTGGCGACCGAGTTCGTCAACAACGTCGGCCTCGACCTCGAGGCCGAGATCGCGGCGGCCGGCCCCTACGCCCCGGCCCTCGGCGCCTACGTCAACCGCACCGTCGCCCAGTTCCTGACCGGTGCCCAGACCCAGGACGAGGCCGCCGTGGCCGTACTCGAGGCACTGACGGCGGACCGTCCCGCGTTCCGCCTCCAGACCTCCGACTGGGCACGCGACTTCACGGGCATGAAGCTGAACGACCTGGACGGCTCGGCGGTGCTGGGGACCACGGGCGGCTGGGTGGCGTGA
- a CDS encoding IS1380 family transposase, producing MKTVAEKRHPTGAGYRDHRLAVRADGKNLTGHAGVVLLRKVADRVGLATVLSAALPKGTGPGWRDRGMALVQLACAIVLGATNILEAEQLQHHWKSLFPRPVSDSTLRRTLEAIDGPVAARIERVRAVVRRMVWTLLALRPGGFPWIAVCGRELTGWYVLDLDATIVTCSSKKEGAAGTFKGSFGHMPLGAWVANTRECVAMLLRPGNAPPNDVDDHKSVLASAFRQLPLPLWSKLLIRIDGAAFSHDVLGHLQSLTTSRRRVRWVTGWAINDADEKAIARLPEKVWTAALRQDGQLHEIKGPDGEWLSYQVAELTGVRDLTGWPQGMRLIVRRVKPSRRDAKKLTAFEKRTGWRYQIVATNIPSHQGLSGVPGSGQVWFVDALYRDHAEVEDRVKAIKRVGLGLLPSKSWQFNAAWVLAATLAADLDAWTRLLLLHDEPELAAAEPETIRRKLYHLPARLTSHARRRTLHLDRTWPWAAAFTAAWKRATELPART from the coding sequence ATCAAAACCGTCGCAGAGAAGAGACACCCAACAGGTGCAGGCTACCGGGATCACCGGCTTGCCGTGCGGGCCGATGGCAAGAACCTGACCGGCCACGCGGGCGTGGTGCTGCTGCGGAAGGTCGCCGACCGCGTCGGCCTGGCCACCGTGCTCAGCGCGGCGCTGCCGAAGGGCACCGGGCCTGGCTGGCGTGACCGGGGCATGGCGCTGGTCCAGCTGGCCTGCGCGATCGTGCTCGGCGCGACGAACATCCTGGAAGCCGAGCAACTACAGCACCACTGGAAGAGCCTGTTCCCGCGGCCGGTCTCGGACAGCACCCTGCGCCGCACTCTGGAGGCGATCGACGGTCCGGTGGCGGCGCGGATCGAGCGCGTGCGCGCCGTGGTCCGGCGCATGGTGTGGACCCTGCTCGCCCTGCGCCCCGGCGGCTTCCCTTGGATCGCGGTGTGCGGCAGAGAACTCACCGGCTGGTACGTCCTCGACCTCGACGCCACCATCGTGACCTGTAGCAGCAAGAAGGAGGGTGCGGCCGGCACCTTCAAGGGCAGCTTCGGCCACATGCCGCTGGGAGCGTGGGTGGCCAACACCCGCGAGTGTGTCGCCATGCTGCTGCGACCCGGCAACGCGCCGCCGAACGATGTCGACGACCACAAGAGTGTCCTGGCCTCGGCGTTTCGGCAGCTCCCGCTGCCGCTGTGGTCGAAGCTGCTGATACGGATCGACGGCGCGGCCTTCAGCCACGACGTCCTCGGCCACCTCCAGAGCCTGACCACCAGCCGGCGCCGGGTGCGCTGGGTGACCGGCTGGGCCATCAACGACGCCGACGAGAAGGCCATCGCCCGGCTGCCGGAGAAGGTGTGGACGGCGGCGCTGCGGCAAGACGGCCAACTGCACGAGATCAAGGGCCCCGACGGCGAATGGCTGTCCTACCAGGTCGCTGAGCTGACCGGGGTCCGTGACCTGACCGGCTGGCCCCAGGGGATGCGGTTGATCGTGCGCCGGGTCAAGCCCTCGCGCCGGGATGCGAAGAAGCTGACCGCCTTCGAGAAACGCACCGGCTGGCGCTACCAGATCGTCGCCACGAACATCCCCTCCCACCAGGGACTTTCCGGGGTACCCGGCTCCGGCCAGGTCTGGTTCGTCGACGCCCTGTACCGCGATCACGCCGAGGTCGAGGACCGCGTCAAAGCGATCAAGCGGGTCGGCCTCGGGCTGCTGCCCTCGAAATCCTGGCAGTTCAACGCCGCCTGGGTGCTGGCCGCCACGCTCGCCGCCGACCTCGACGCCTGGACCCGGCTCCTCCTCCTGCACGACGAGCCCGAACTCGCCGCCGCCGAACCGGAGACGATCCGCAGGAAGCTCTACCACCTGCCCGCCCGCCTCACCTCCCACGCCCGCCGCCGCACCCTCCACCTCGACCGCACCTGGCCCTGGGCGGCAGCGTTCACCGCCGCCTGGAAGCGAGCCACCGAACTCCCGGCCCGTACCTGA
- a CDS encoding LLM class F420-dependent oxidoreductase has translation MRISTTIFLTDETITPTRLARELEERGFAGLYLPEHTHIPVERTSPYPAGGDLPPEYGRTLDPFVALGQAAAVTSALGLGTGITLLAQHDPIALAKQIATLDHLSGGRFTLGVGFGWNREEAADHGVEWSTRRDLSRDRMHLMRALWAAEPTAYQGDFGSVRASWAYPKPASGPAPRTLVGGAAGPKLFSHIADYADGWLPIGGRGLTESVPVLRETWEQAGRDPGTLQIVPYAVLPSAGKLARYAELGCEEVVLQLPPAGEGEVLRVLDEYGKYV, from the coding sequence GTGCGGATCTCGACCACGATCTTCCTGACGGACGAGACGATCACCCCGACGCGGCTGGCGCGGGAACTGGAGGAACGTGGCTTCGCCGGCCTGTACCTGCCCGAGCACACCCACATCCCGGTCGAGCGGACCTCCCCGTACCCGGCGGGTGGCGACCTGCCGCCCGAGTACGGCCGCACCCTCGACCCCTTCGTCGCCCTGGGGCAGGCCGCGGCGGTCACCTCCGCCCTCGGCCTCGGCACGGGCATCACGCTCCTCGCCCAGCACGACCCCATCGCCCTCGCCAAGCAGATCGCGACCCTCGACCACCTCAGCGGCGGCCGCTTCACGCTCGGCGTCGGCTTCGGCTGGAACAGGGAGGAGGCGGCGGACCACGGCGTGGAGTGGTCGACGCGGCGTGACCTCAGCCGCGACCGCATGCACCTGATGCGCGCCCTGTGGGCCGCCGAACCCACCGCGTACCAGGGCGACTTCGGCTCCGTCCGCGCCTCCTGGGCGTACCCGAAGCCGGCGAGCGGCCCCGCGCCCCGCACCCTCGTCGGCGGCGCGGCCGGCCCGAAGCTCTTCTCCCACATCGCCGACTACGCCGACGGCTGGCTCCCCATCGGCGGCCGGGGCCTGACGGAGTCCGTCCCGGTCCTGCGGGAGACCTGGGAACAGGCGGGCCGCGACCCCGGCACCCTCCAGATCGTCCCGTACGCGGTCCTCCCCTCGGCGGGCAAGCTCGCGCGCTACGCGGAACTGGGCTGCGAGGAGGTCGTCCTGCAGCTGCCCCCGGCGGGGGAGGGGGAGGTGCTGAGGGTGCTGGACGAGTACGGGAAGTACGTGTGA
- a CDS encoding DUF397 domain-containing protein, which yields MNTEQLRWFKSSHSGGEGGTCVEVAYAWRKSSHSDGEGGACVEVAACSATVHVRDSKTTDGPMLTFAPASWASFLSSTQD from the coding sequence ATGAACACCGAGCAACTCCGCTGGTTCAAGAGCAGCCACAGCGGCGGGGAAGGCGGTACCTGCGTCGAAGTCGCCTACGCCTGGCGCAAGTCCAGCCACAGCGACGGGGAAGGCGGCGCCTGCGTCGAGGTCGCCGCTTGCTCCGCCACCGTCCACGTCCGCGACTCCAAGACCACGGACGGTCCCATGCTCACGTTCGCCCCCGCTTCCTGGGCCTCGTTCCTGTCGTCCACCCAGGACTGA
- a CDS encoding aldehyde dehydrogenase family protein: MGGEWVEPDLGHYEVIDPATEEVVGLAPEASRDQVYEAAAAARDAFEAWSRTAPEERAAVLDRAADVIQREFDAYAELARAETGATTGTARGMQVAVGVSRFRRYARGALEPVEQGLPPQVNEAGPMGRAGVLGALAARRPVGVVTCITSYNNPWANPAGKVAPALAMGNTVVVKPAPQDPLSVYRMAEALAEAGAPPGVVNVVSGSRTEAGEAAVDSPDVDMVSFTGSTAVGQRIGEVCGRSMKRQLLELGGKGAALVFDDADLDSAVLGIGTTFAFYSGQICTAPTRVLAQRGVYERLVERLGAFAGRLKVGDPAERDTVVGPVISAAHRERVESYIELGRKEGARLVVGGERPDAARGFYVAPALLADCGNGMRVVREEIFGPVVVVVPFGDEEEGVALANDSDYGLIDYVWSGDVARAFRVARRLRAGGVGVNTVGRNMEAPFGGFKKSGVGRDVGSYALHAYSELQAIVWPGG, translated from the coding sequence ATCGGCGGGGAGTGGGTCGAGCCGGACCTGGGTCACTACGAGGTGATCGACCCGGCGACCGAGGAGGTCGTCGGCCTCGCCCCCGAGGCGAGCCGCGACCAGGTGTACGAGGCCGCCGCGGCCGCCCGGGACGCGTTCGAGGCGTGGTCGCGCACGGCTCCCGAGGAGCGGGCGGCGGTCCTGGACCGGGCCGCGGACGTCATCCAGCGCGAGTTCGACGCGTACGCGGAGCTGGCGCGCGCGGAGACGGGCGCCACCACGGGCACCGCGCGGGGCATGCAGGTCGCGGTCGGCGTGTCCCGGTTCCGCCGGTACGCGAGGGGTGCTCTGGAGCCGGTCGAGCAGGGCCTGCCGCCCCAGGTCAACGAGGCCGGGCCGATGGGGCGGGCGGGTGTCCTCGGCGCGCTCGCCGCGCGCCGCCCGGTCGGCGTGGTCACCTGCATCACCTCGTACAACAACCCGTGGGCGAACCCGGCGGGCAAGGTCGCCCCGGCACTCGCGATGGGCAACACCGTCGTGGTGAAGCCGGCCCCGCAGGACCCGCTGTCGGTCTACCGGATGGCCGAGGCGCTGGCGGAGGCGGGCGCACCGCCGGGCGTGGTCAACGTGGTGAGCGGTTCCCGTACGGAGGCGGGGGAGGCCGCGGTGGACTCGCCCGACGTGGACATGGTCAGCTTCACCGGCTCCACGGCCGTCGGGCAGCGCATCGGCGAGGTGTGCGGGCGGAGCATGAAACGGCAGCTGCTGGAGCTGGGCGGCAAGGGTGCCGCGCTGGTCTTCGACGACGCCGACCTCGACTCCGCGGTCCTGGGCATCGGTACGACGTTCGCCTTCTACAGCGGCCAGATCTGCACCGCGCCGACCCGGGTGCTCGCACAGCGCGGGGTGTACGAGCGGCTGGTGGAGCGGCTCGGCGCCTTCGCCGGGCGGCTGAAGGTCGGCGACCCGGCGGAGCGGGACACGGTGGTCGGCCCGGTGATCTCCGCCGCCCACCGGGAGCGGGTCGAGTCGTACATCGAGCTGGGGAGGAAGGAGGGCGCGCGTCTGGTCGTGGGCGGGGAGCGTCCCGATGCGGCGCGAGGCTTCTATGTGGCGCCGGCGCTGCTGGCCGACTGCGGCAACGGTATGCGTGTCGTCCGGGAGGAGATCTTCGGCCCGGTGGTGGTCGTGGTGCCCTTCGGCGACGAGGAGGAGGGCGTGGCGCTGGCCAACGACAGCGACTACGGACTGATCGACTACGTCTGGTCGGGCGATGTCGCCCGGGCGTTCCGGGTGGCGCGGCGGCTGCGGGCCGGCGGGGTCGGAGTCAACACCGTCGGCAGGAACATGGAGGCGCCGTTCGGCGGCTTCAAGAAGAGCGGGGTGGGGCGGGACGTGGGGTCGTACGCGCTCCACGCCTACAGCGAGCTGCAGGCGATCGTGTGGCCCGGTGGGTGA
- a CDS encoding MarR family winged helix-turn-helix transcriptional regulator, whose translation MATRKLTPAEMPEADHAFYGLVWAGTVLTERVDRALSKAHDLPVSWFEVMLWLASSGEPVAASVLGNSTMLSRSQVSRVLDALQARGLVSRTPSTRDARSVEVALTAEGRRVFEEADATRRACLAPVFTDVLDQRDMEALSAVWRKLKAHKDA comes from the coding sequence ATGGCGACCAGGAAACTCACCCCGGCGGAGATGCCCGAGGCCGATCACGCCTTCTACGGCCTCGTCTGGGCCGGGACCGTGCTCACCGAGCGCGTGGACCGCGCCCTGTCCAAGGCCCACGACCTGCCCGTCTCCTGGTTCGAGGTGATGCTCTGGCTCGCGAGCAGCGGCGAGCCCGTCGCCGCCTCCGTGCTCGGCAACAGCACCATGCTGAGCCGCAGCCAGGTCTCCCGCGTCCTCGACGCGCTGCAGGCCCGCGGGCTGGTCTCCCGTACGCCGTCTACCAGGGACGCCCGTTCCGTCGAGGTCGCCCTCACCGCCGAGGGGCGCCGGGTCTTCGAGGAGGCCGACGCGACCCGGCGGGCGTGCCTGGCGCCCGTCTTCACCGACGTCCTGGATCAGCGGGACATGGAGGCCCTGAGTGCGGTCTGGCGCAAGCTGAAGGCGCACAAGGACGCCTGA
- a CDS encoding CehA/McbA family metallohydrolase, whose translation MGNEDDADLSRRGLFVTGAAAALTLGGVSFAEAADTAAGQTTEVVRGTLPPGSPDFVYLPVEVPRGVAEIRVSYTYERPQVPAGTQGNALDVGIFDERGTALGGEGFRGWSGGARSEFFIRGDEATPGYVPGPVRAGTWHIALGPYTVAPQGLAYAVTVTLTYGKPAPTPTPVYPPERAKGRGRAWYRGDCHLHSWYSDGRRTPDEIAALARAAGLDFVNSSEHNTHAGHGAWAGAAGDDLLVLLGEEVTTRNGHVVALGTDPGTFVDWRYRARDNRFGHYARAIRRAGGLVVPAHPHATCIGCNWKFGFGEVDAVEVWNGPYTPDDDVSLAHWDGTLVAAVRSAGRWIPAMGSSDAHRDPDAVGTPQTVVLADDLTREAILDGLRAGRSYVAESSAVSLSFAAYGGRGRCAGIGERLRVGADDPVTVRLEVTGAPGRTARIVTDQGVLHTATLPAEGAGTVEWRTTAAYAAYVRAEVRHPAAVPIPGFPGPLAAFTNPVFLGHPG comes from the coding sequence ATGGGCAACGAGGACGACGCGGACCTCAGCAGACGCGGACTGTTCGTGACGGGAGCCGCCGCCGCGCTTACGTTGGGCGGTGTGAGCTTCGCCGAGGCAGCGGACACCGCGGCCGGACAGACCACCGAGGTCGTGCGCGGCACCCTGCCGCCCGGCTCCCCCGACTTCGTGTACCTGCCCGTCGAGGTGCCGCGCGGGGTCGCGGAGATCAGGGTGTCGTACACGTATGAGAGGCCGCAGGTCCCGGCCGGGACGCAGGGCAACGCCCTCGACGTCGGCATCTTCGACGAGCGCGGCACCGCGCTCGGCGGCGAGGGCTTCCGCGGCTGGTCGGGCGGGGCGCGCAGCGAGTTCTTCATCCGCGGCGACGAGGCGACGCCCGGCTACGTCCCCGGGCCGGTCCGGGCGGGCACGTGGCACATCGCGCTCGGCCCGTACACGGTCGCGCCGCAGGGACTCGCGTACGCCGTGACCGTCACGCTCACCTACGGGAAGCCGGCGCCGACGCCGACGCCCGTGTACCCGCCGGAGCGGGCGAAGGGCCGGGGCCGGGCCTGGTACCGGGGCGACTGCCATCTGCACTCCTGGTACTCGGACGGCCGCCGCACCCCCGACGAGATCGCGGCCCTCGCCCGCGCCGCAGGGCTGGACTTCGTCAACAGCAGCGAGCACAACACGCACGCGGGGCACGGGGCGTGGGCGGGCGCCGCCGGGGACGACCTGCTGGTGCTCCTCGGGGAGGAGGTCACCACCCGCAACGGCCACGTCGTGGCCCTCGGCACCGACCCGGGCACGTTCGTCGACTGGCGCTACCGGGCCCGGGACAACCGTTTCGGCCACTACGCCCGTGCCATCCGCCGCGCCGGCGGCCTCGTCGTACCTGCGCATCCGCACGCCACCTGTATCGGCTGCAACTGGAAGTTCGGCTTCGGCGAGGTGGACGCGGTGGAGGTGTGGAACGGCCCGTACACCCCGGACGACGACGTGTCACTCGCTCACTGGGACGGCACCCTCGTGGCCGCCGTCCGCTCGGCCGGCCGCTGGATCCCGGCGATGGGCAGCAGCGACGCGCATCGGGATCCGGACGCGGTGGGCACCCCGCAGACCGTGGTCCTCGCAGACGACCTGACGCGCGAGGCGATCCTTGACGGTCTGCGGGCGGGCCGCTCGTACGTCGCCGAGTCGTCGGCCGTGTCGCTGTCGTTCGCCGCGTACGGGGGCCGGGGCCGGTGCGCGGGCATCGGCGAACGGCTCCGGGTCGGCGCCGACGACCCGGTGACGGTCCGTCTGGAGGTCACCGGCGCCCCGGGCCGCACCGCCCGCATCGTGACCGACCAGGGGGTACTGCACACGGCGACGCTCCCGGCGGAGGGCGCGGGCACGGTGGAGTGGCGTACGACGGCGGCGTACGCGGCGTACGTCCGCGCGGAGGTGCGCCACCCGGCGGCCGTACCGATCCCGGGCTTCCCGGGCCCGCTGGCCGCGTTCACGAACCCGGTGTTCCTGGGGCACCCGGGGTAG
- a CDS encoding alpha/beta fold hydrolase, which produces MSHPVSSSAAPGRPPRHRLVETPGGRIHLVEQGSGPLVLMVHGFPESWYSWRHQLPVIAAAGYHAVAIDVRGYGRSSKPVDRDAYGMLAHVADNVAVVKALGAESAVIVGHDWGSPIAANTALLRPDLFTAVALLSVPYAPRGGGLPPTEAMALQGGAEEFYIQYFQAPGRAEAEIEPDVRSWLAGFYAGASGEAKPSTDGPRAFVPPGGRLSDRFPSGPLPAWLTEDDLDFYAGEFERGGMTGPLNRYRNIDRDWRDLAAWDGAPITQPSLFIGGEHDGPTLWMADAIKAYPTTLPRLVSSHILEGCGHWVQQERADEVGTLLVDWLRSLPGGPGRP; this is translated from the coding sequence ATGTCACACCCCGTCAGCTCTTCCGCCGCACCCGGGCGGCCGCCGCGGCACCGCCTGGTGGAAACCCCGGGCGGGCGCATCCATCTGGTGGAACAGGGCTCGGGGCCCCTGGTCCTGATGGTCCACGGGTTCCCCGAGTCCTGGTACTCGTGGCGCCACCAGCTTCCGGTGATCGCCGCCGCGGGCTATCACGCGGTCGCGATCGACGTCCGCGGCTACGGACGGTCCTCGAAGCCGGTCGACCGGGACGCGTACGGGATGCTGGCGCACGTCGCCGACAACGTCGCGGTGGTGAAGGCCCTCGGCGCCGAGTCCGCGGTGATCGTGGGGCACGACTGGGGCTCGCCCATCGCGGCGAACACCGCCCTGCTGCGACCGGATCTCTTCACGGCCGTGGCGCTGCTCAGCGTGCCCTACGCGCCGCGGGGCGGCGGGCTGCCTCCCACGGAGGCGATGGCGCTGCAAGGCGGTGCGGAGGAGTTCTACATCCAGTACTTCCAGGCGCCCGGCCGGGCGGAGGCCGAGATCGAGCCGGACGTCAGGTCCTGGCTGGCCGGGTTCTACGCCGGCGCCTCGGGCGAGGCGAAGCCCTCCACCGACGGCCCGCGCGCCTTCGTCCCACCGGGGGGCAGGCTCTCCGACCGGTTCCCGAGCGGCCCGCTGCCGGCCTGGCTGACCGAGGACGATCTGGACTTCTACGCGGGCGAGTTCGAGCGGGGCGGCATGACCGGCCCGCTCAACCGCTATCGCAACATCGACCGGGACTGGAGGGATCTCGCGGCCTGGGACGGGGCGCCGATCACCCAGCCGTCTCTCTTCATCGGCGGGGAGCACGACGGGCCCACTCTGTGGATGGCGGACGCCATCAAGGCCTACCCGACCACGCTGCCCCGCCTGGTCTCCTCCCACATCCTGGAGGGCTGCGGCCACTGGGTCCAGCAGGAACGGGCGGACGAGGTCGGCACGCTGCTGGTCGACTGGCTGCGATCCCTGCCGGGCGGCCCCGGGCGGCCCTGA